CGTACAAAACAAACATAGAAAATACAGTTGCTTAATGTGTGCTGAACTATACTAAGAACATGCAAATGACTAAGACTGGTGGTGGCATTTTGGTGTTGAGCCTGGGATAAAAGCAAATGCTAAATAGCCTATGATACCATCCTGCAATGGCGATTCATGGCTTACAGTGCGGAGTGTGGAAATCAATACCTGCAAAATTTGTATAAACTTCTAAGCAACAATTCTTCATTTAAACTGAACTGGCCCTGCTAAACTTCAGTGTGCCATTTTGACCAGTGAGATGAGATCACCATGGCCTCATTTTGGCTTGCAAGTTCTGaatcatttaaacaaaaaaacaaaacaaaaaaacccctccatCTCCAAATTCCCTTGAATAGGTACAGGAAGGGTCATTGTTCAGTGGTACAgaactgtgtgtgtctgtgtctgtgtgtgtgtgtgtgtgtgtgtgtgtgtgtgtgtcccaggcTCAGACTATGGCACCTCCTCATAGGGGTAGGGAATATTCCATCAGGGTAGAACAATTTAAATAAGCAAGaagaaaacagcaatttaaatcACTGACTTAAGTTTTCCACTGATACTTCATATATATTTCCTAAGTGATGCAAATCTGACCCCTAACCATGTTAACTTGCAAGTAAATAGAGTATTTACAGTTTTTCATCCTTGCATTCTCATTTCAGCATTGCCTTTCTttgttgtatgcatttttgcatgtttcccttttttttttacatagtaaGAAAAAATATTCCCATGGAGGGTGCTTCTCACCACCAGCGACCATGACAGTTTTTTGAGGTttagaatgcaatcctatacccttttacctgggaataagtcccattgaacttagtgggacaTCTGAGTACACATGTGCTGCATGTTTGGGATATGGAAACCTGCACACTAGACAAATTTTGtcttctcttccctcttcccGTGTGTTGCTCCATTCTGCTTCACTATGCCTGGTTCACCCTCACAAAAGCAAAGTAGCAAATAAAATGGAATAGCCATGACCAATTGGCTGACGCAAGATCTGATATAGTTACTGGGCAGGCTGAAACGATTTGTTTTCTTCAAGCAAAAATGAATTGCCTATGCTTGTTTAGTTGGTAGAGTATAAATATTCCTATCTGAGAAATGATCAAATGGGTTTGTCATTTACACTTGAAAAGCCTGCTTTAATGCAATATGCCTGGTAGACTGTAGGGCTAACATTTTTATAGCCAGATTATTTAACATTAACCTAATTATCCTTTGAAAAacttaatatttacatttttaaaatattaaaaattctgatttttaaaagcttatcATCATCAATGTTTATCCACTATGCACAGACAatgtggtctgacttggtaaaaggcatcttcctatgtttctaaggGGCAGCAGTTTTAGCGGTTGTCTATAAGATAGGGGAAGGTTAGATTTCTAAAAGGTCCAGTGTTTTAAGATGTCACTAAGCACAACAATTTGCTGAActcttaaataaaaatacaaaggatttttaaaagttgAGAGTAGATATTGCTCATCTTGGTATCAGAATCCCTCACGAATAGACACGCATACTCTAACTGGCAAAAAACGAACTATCATGTAACTGAAACCAAATAAGGCTCCTTCGTTTAAAAAAATAAGTGAACAGAAATGTTTAGTACAAAggactggtttttaaaaattgacatTAGACTAGGCTTCCATGTAGAACACTTATATTAACTTAAGAACATGTGTTCTTAGCAAGTCAGTTTTGGACTAAATTATTGTACAGAAGATGTCTTGAGGAAAAGCATGCACCATCAGTAATGTTTTCTCCCAAAGGTCATTTTTAATTGCAAGGTGATTCAGAGAATAGTACACAAGAGCTTCTTCTCCCGGAAGGGATTTTCAGATGTGGGCACTGGAATAATAAGGGGATCTTCTCCCATGTGGGCATCGCAGTATGCCAATAAATCAGCAGCAGCCTTGGATACCTAGAAAGGtttagaacaaaaaaacaaaaaaaggagggaagggggagacaGAAACCTAAGCATCATGACTGCTGCCACAGGGCCAACGGAATCAGTTGAAATATTTCCATATAGTACTGATTTGCactaataaaagcaaaaacacaccTCAGAGCACATAGTCTTTATACTCAAACCTGGGCACTGGGCAGCAAGAAGGGTCCTCTTAATAGGCAAATGAGGAATGCCCTGGGGGCACAGCATTCCATCGCAAACCCACAAATATGTTGCTTTTGGTAAATGTATAAAGCAATCCTACATATTCTGTAGTTCATTATGACAATTCATTTGTCTTCTCCACGATTGTGGCAGTGCCTGAAAATGGTGCCCACACAGGCTGAACTGGCAGAAAGTGTATAATTACTTTTTAATGTGAAGAACATGTTCAGCTCATTTGCTCTATTGCTACATCTTTTATCAGATGTTTTATAGCGTTGACTGGAGAATCGGAAGAGCTCCATTGAACTTTCAACTggttaaaatgaaacaaaatgaaggaGGACAATATATAAATACTATCATTATCTTTGTTTAAATGGCTTGTTAGACTTGGGTTAGATTTAGACAGTGATGTCTTTGTAGTGGGTGGTGGCTCTGAGATTATCCACATTGTACCTTATCACAGATATAACACCCAGTTAGGAACTAGCACAACTGCACCAAGTCCCAAAAAGCTCTCCTGGGTATGACCTAGTGCAATAGGAAAATGGACAAAGGCAGCAGGGTGGGAGGAAACCAGCTAATCCTCTACAACACCAGAGTATGTTGAATTTCATTTGGGAAACATTTCCTTCATGTAACAGTACAGCTTGGAACCACTCAGACACAGCTTCTGCTGGTTTCCAGGCCTCCCTGCCTCACTACACAGTGAATACAGAAGAGCAATTGTGGGCTAAACCTACTCATTGATAAAGACTAAACCAGCAGTACAGAACCCTCAACGCAATTTCCACTTTTTGCTGAGAGTATATTGCAATGAGCTTCCTTGTCCAAGACATGAGGATAAGTATTATTTATAAAAAGTACTACTGTccataaatgaaattaaaaaccaTAGATATAAACAAAAACTATGTAAAACTTTAAAATCAGAGATCACATCTGCATATAACTACCACTAAATCTTCCTTAACTGATCCTTCAGATACTTGCTCTTTGGGTTCTAACAACTTCCATTTATTCCACTAAAATCTGAAATAATCAAAGCCTGAGTTTTTCTGTTTTATAGATTCATCTTTTGAGAGATGGTAGTTTTGTGTGAAGAATGTCTCCAGGTTAAAGGAGATGGATGGGCAAAAGGATCCTTGACACCTCCCAGTTCCATGGTTCTCCATTAACTGAAAGTAATactccttcttccttctcctgccctcttttatatacagtggtaccccgggttacgtacttaatccattctgggttacagtacgtaacccgaaaaggacgtaacccgaacaattcgttcagcgcatgcgcagaccggAAAAATCCAGAAAAACcgtgaaaaacgctctgcgcgtGCGCAAATCGCACgtgcgtcgggttgcgcttctgggttatcagagttcgtaacccgaaaagtatgcaacccggagTGTACGTAacctaaggtacgactgtactacatATATATTACCACTTCCTTCACCTCCTCCTCAAGATAACTCAGGGGCTCAAGTTATCAAACATTTGAGATTTTAGCGTGAGTTACCAGCCTTGAGGAGAACTGTGGAATTTTACCATTACATTTCAGAGTAAAGGAGGTGATTAGAAGCAGCCCAAGTTAGAACATAATCCTGTTAGATACACTATAATTATAAGATTCAGTGACAAGAGAAAATGCTGCAATTACTACAGTCACCTTCCATGACAAGACAGACATAATTGCTATTCTTGTGAGAACGCCCACTCTGCTTTTGCTTTGTCTAAAATGAGCACATCCACAAACATCTCCGTAACGCCACTGTTGATCTCACAACACTTATTTTAGAGATATTTGCtcaacctcttttttaaaaagggaagagagaaaacaCAATAGCTATTGTATATAACAGTGTGTGATCTGTCACTTGTAATAAAAAACAACTACAGTGTTTCTTGATTGGAAGGCAGCAAGACCAACCCATTGGATATCCACAGACATTTAATTACACAAATGATTTATATCACTCTTGTCTAATTCATTAAAATTTCACTAaccttcttcctttaaaaaaaatcctctcacAATAACAGTGGCGTTTGAGTTTCTGGATCATTGCAATTGCTCTTCTCCTTTaagctatttttatatatatacagtatataaaaacaagaaaacaaaaaaacaaaacaaagatgcaTCTTGTGGACTAATAATGTATTTTACACTTATACCTCACTTTTCCTCTGATGAAGGCACAGCGGCTTACAAATGGTTCCTAGGCCTCTACTAGTCAAGCAGCATACAGGATTAGACCCATTTATCTTTAAATGGATAGTCACTTGCTTTCATAACTTCAAGCAAAATCTGCTTTGGCACAGTCTTAACACTTTCAATACACATGTA
Above is a window of Lacerta agilis isolate rLacAgi1 chromosome 3, rLacAgi1.pri, whole genome shotgun sequence DNA encoding:
- the GNG4 gene encoding guanine nucleotide-binding protein G(I)/G(S)/G(O) subunit gamma-4, encoding MKEVMANNSTTNISQARKAVEQLKMEAYLDRIKVSKAAADLLAYCDAHMGEDPLIIPVPTSENPFREKKLLCTIL